The following proteins come from a genomic window of Diorhabda carinulata isolate Delta chromosome X, icDioCari1.1, whole genome shotgun sequence:
- the LOC130902172 gene encoding odorant receptor 30a-like — MNVAGDKGDNKQQNLGSRRDAKPMGQRIISSFSAQIFPLICTLMSTANEDGIKQKYYIVANWVPFDKYEYYYTTYIIQFIFTIYAEMYIIFCGTFFLSILNNIFGQILVLEDNINKIYGKAKIQCENDRNEFKQACNYFAKQCIQEHQNIISLVQQLDETFENYIFVDYICTSFGLSIVVLQFLLEDTLQMKIAAIGFFLAFASQSLIIYYNADIVAIESSHGLSLAIFRSDWFELDSSAIHMLQIVIARAQKPLTLSIGPFKKVGVESMIALFKATYSFLSVMW, encoded by the exons ATGAATGTAGCTGGCGATAAAGGAgataataaacaacaaaatctGGGATCTAGAAGAGATGCCAAGCCAATGGGACAAA gGATAATAAGTTCTTTTTCCGCCCAAATATTTCCACTGATATGCACATTGATGAGTACTGCAAACGAAGACGGTATAAAACAGAAGTACTACATCGTAGCCAACTGGGTGCCATTCGACAAGTACGAATATTATTACACAACTTATATCATCCAATTTATTTTCACCATTTACGCAGAAATGTATATCATCTTCTGCGGAACTTTCTTTCTGTCTATTCTCAACAACATATTTGGACAAATATTAGTACTAGAAgataatattaataagattTACGGAAAAGCTAAAATCCAGTGTGAAAATGACAGAAACGAATTCAAGCAAGCATGCAATTACTTTGCGAAGCAGTGTATTCAAGAACACCAAAATATTATTAG CTTAGTTCAACAACTTGATGAAACATTTGAGAATTATATCTTCGTAGATTATATTTGTACATCTTTCGGTTTATCTATAGTTGTTCTACAATTTCTACTa GAAGATACTCTACAAATGAAAATAGCAGCAATTGGATTTTTCCTAGCATTCGCTTCACAATcacttataatttattataacgCTGACATTGTAGCAATAGAA AGTAGCCATGGTCTTTCTTTAGCGATATTTCGAAGTGATTGGTTTGAACTAGATTCGAGCGCCATACACATGCTGCAAATCGTTATCGCGAGAGCTCAAAAACCACTCACGCTCTCTATTGGACCTTTTAAAAAAGTTGGCGTCGAATCTATGATCGCT ttATTCAAAGCGACATATTCTTTTTTGTCAGTTATGTGGTAA
- the LOC130901489 gene encoding uncharacterized protein LOC130901489, producing MIYDYNIIRVTKNERNNILKSLNVSLEDFNEMVGILAKWIIQSNLPEEESSRKKIEIFLFNTKMNMEKTKRCLENYYTLRTEHSNFFAKMIPNTNLYNEVKKISRPIVMPDLTSDLCRIVIFRLEKCEDLQCDAEFYQLLTMMGVELRLDRGDCFYSHILIIDLSYFEPRHLLKYTPRVCSFYAKLFLAINLRLKNIHIVNPSTIIDKVLTFFKLFLPSKFHGKLVIHSSYESLYAFIPKNYLPSNYGGTQISIEKIQDRWCEEIEKNEALFEKLLLLKCQSTNNNEVSTNNVFGVNGSFRKLTVD from the exons ATGATTTACGATTATAATATTATCCGAGTgacaaaaaatgaaagaaataatattttaaaatctctGAATGTTTCGTTGGAGGATTTTAATGAAATGGTTGGAATACTAGCAAAATGGATAATACAGAGTAATTTACCTGAAGAAG aaagttcgagaaaaaaaattgaaatatttctgtttaaCACTAAAATGAATATGGAAAAAACCAAAAGGtgtttagaaaattattatactcTACGGAcagaacattcaaatttttttgctaaGATGATACCgaatacaaatttatataacgaaGTCAAAAAAATATC GCGTCCCATTGTTATGCCGGACCTAACCTCAGATTTGTGTCGCATAGTCATTTTTAGACTGGAAAAATGCGAAGATTTACAATGCGACGCCGAATTTTATCAATTGTTAACCATGATGGGCGTGGAATTGAGACTTGATAGGGGAGATTGTTTTTACtctcatattttaataattgatcTGTCATATTTCGAGCCGAGGCATTTACTAAAATATACACCAAGGGTTTGCTCATTCTATGCAAAATTATTC ctTGCTATAAATTTGAGACTGAAAAATATCCATATAGTGAACCCATCGACGATTATTGATAaagttttaacgttttttaaaCTGTTTCTACCAAGCAAGTTTCATGGGAAA CTTGTGATTCATTCAAGTTATGAATCACTTTATGCATTTATTCCTAAGAATTATTTGCCTTCGAATTATGGAGGGACTCAAATatcgattgaaaaaattcaag ACAGGTGGtgtgaagaaattgaaaaaaatgaagctttgtttgaaaaattgcTGCTTTTAAAATGTCAGTCCACTAATAATAACGAAGTGTCAACAAATAACGTCTTCGGCGTCAAtggaagtttcagaaaattgACTGtagattaa